One genomic window of Halobellus limi includes the following:
- a CDS encoding amidase family protein, giving the protein MSLNAFITEEAIEGDDDGALSGKTVAVKDNISTEGVRTTCGSAMLESYVPPYDATVVERLKDAGATIVGKANMDEFGMGGTTETSAYGPTKNPVDEAHVPGGSSGGSAAAVAAGEADLALGSDTGGSVRNPAAFCGVVGIKPTYGLVSRYGLVAYANSLEQIGPIARSVEDAAALLDVISGPDPRDSTTRFDLDDEGDGGSGDTAGDAAAHPATDSNYAAAADGDVAGTTIGVVTDLLDGADDRVVETFEAALDDLRAQGAETVEVSLDSVEHAVQAYYVIAMSEASSNLARFDGVRYGTSGGYEGNWNDAFARAREEGFGEEVKRRILLGTYALSAGYHDKYYKKAQDARAWVKRDFDDALDEADVLATPTMPVLPPRLGESLDDPLQLYLMDANTVPVNLANLPAISVPAGEVEGLPVGLQLIGPKFGEEAIVRAASAVEA; this is encoded by the coding sequence ATGAGCCTGAACGCGTTCATCACCGAGGAGGCGATCGAGGGCGACGACGATGGGGCACTCTCGGGGAAGACCGTCGCCGTCAAGGACAACATCAGCACCGAGGGCGTCCGGACGACCTGCGGCTCCGCGATGCTCGAATCGTACGTGCCGCCCTACGACGCGACGGTCGTCGAACGCCTGAAGGACGCGGGGGCGACCATCGTCGGCAAGGCCAATATGGACGAGTTCGGGATGGGCGGCACCACCGAGACGTCCGCCTACGGCCCGACGAAGAACCCCGTCGACGAAGCGCACGTCCCCGGCGGCTCCTCCGGCGGCTCCGCGGCCGCCGTCGCCGCCGGCGAGGCCGACCTCGCGCTCGGCTCCGACACGGGCGGCTCCGTCCGCAACCCGGCGGCGTTCTGCGGCGTCGTCGGCATCAAGCCGACCTACGGGCTCGTTTCCAGGTACGGCCTCGTCGCCTACGCCAACTCACTCGAACAGATCGGCCCGATCGCCCGGAGCGTCGAGGACGCCGCCGCCCTCCTCGACGTGATCTCGGGCCCCGACCCGAGAGATTCGACGACGCGGTTCGACCTCGACGACGAAGGGGACGGCGGGAGCGGCGACACGGCCGGCGACGCCGCCGCACACCCCGCGACGGACTCGAACTACGCCGCCGCGGCCGACGGCGACGTCGCCGGCACGACGATCGGCGTCGTCACCGACCTCCTCGACGGCGCGGACGACCGCGTCGTCGAGACGTTCGAGGCCGCCCTGGACGACCTCCGCGCGCAGGGCGCAGAGACCGTCGAGGTGTCGCTGGATTCGGTCGAACACGCCGTCCAGGCGTACTACGTCATCGCGATGTCGGAGGCCTCCTCGAACCTCGCGCGCTTCGACGGCGTGCGATATGGGACGTCCGGCGGCTACGAGGGCAACTGGAACGACGCGTTCGCCCGCGCCCGCGAGGAGGGCTTCGGCGAGGAGGTCAAGCGTCGGATCCTGCTCGGCACGTACGCCCTCTCGGCGGGGTATCACGACAAGTACTACAAAAAGGCCCAGGACGCCCGCGCGTGGGTGAAGCGGGACTTCGACGACGCCCTCGACGAGGCGGACGTGCTCGCGACGCCGACGATGCCCGTGCTCCCGCCGCGACTGGGGGAAAGCCTCGACGACCCGCTGCAGCTGTACCTGATGGACGCCAACACGGTCCCGGTGAACCTCGCGAACCTCCCGGCCATCTCGGTGCCCGCCGGCGAGGTCGAGGGCCTGCCGGTCGGCCTGCAACTGATCGGCCCGAAGTTCGGCGAGGAGGCCATCGTGCGGGCGGCCTCCGCCGTGGAAGCGTAA
- a CDS encoding CehA/McbA family metallohydrolase: MLSVELHAHSSLSYDGRDPVELLLAQAQAVGLDALAVTDHDEIDASLEAAELAPEYGLVGIPAMEVTSAAGHILAFGIDELVPAGLSYDETLDRIHEQGGVAVVPHPFQSSRHGVAAHISRDQLAAADAIEVYNSRLFTGWANRKAKRFATARKLPMTAGSDAHIGEMVGQAVTEVGTDDRSVEGILDAIVEGKTSVVGSRTPWRISFRQFGGGVKRRIKRTVSDLV; the protein is encoded by the coding sequence GTGCTATCGGTCGAGCTGCACGCGCACTCGTCGCTGTCGTACGACGGCCGCGACCCCGTCGAACTGCTGTTAGCGCAGGCGCAGGCGGTCGGGCTCGACGCGCTGGCGGTCACGGACCACGACGAGATCGACGCGAGCCTGGAGGCCGCGGAGCTGGCTCCCGAGTACGGCCTCGTCGGGATTCCCGCGATGGAGGTGACCTCCGCGGCGGGGCACATCCTCGCGTTCGGCATCGACGAACTCGTCCCCGCGGGCCTCTCCTACGACGAGACGCTCGACCGCATCCACGAGCAGGGCGGCGTCGCCGTCGTCCCGCACCCGTTTCAATCCTCGCGGCACGGCGTCGCCGCGCACATCAGCCGCGATCAACTCGCCGCCGCGGACGCCATCGAGGTGTACAACTCGCGGCTGTTCACCGGCTGGGCCAACCGGAAGGCCAAGCGCTTCGCGACCGCCCGCAAGCTGCCGATGACCGCCGGCAGCGACGCCCACATCGGCGAGATGGTCGGCCAGGCCGTCACCGAAGTGGGGACCGACGACCGCTCCGTCGAGGGGATCCTCGACGCCATCGTCGAAGGCAAAACGAGCGTCGTCGGCAGTCGAACGCCCTGGCGGATCTCCTTCAGACAGTTCGGCGGCGGCGTCAAGCGCCGGATCAAGCGCACCGTCTCGGACCTCGTGTGA
- a CDS encoding NUDIX hydrolase has protein sequence METTRHFTATVYIVESGAVALHRHERLGIRIPPGGHVDRDELPHEAGLREVREETGLDAELLDGTREIDAPAGRTLPRPRHQMLYDINVHGDGGVGHQHIDHIYYARVDSREIDPDGDDEADPEVWAWYDESDLRASDVDPDTVQFSLEAIAAAEDEASPEEAAGDG, from the coding sequence ATGGAGACGACGCGTCACTTCACCGCGACGGTCTACATCGTCGAGAGCGGGGCGGTCGCCCTGCACCGCCACGAGCGGCTCGGGATCCGCATCCCGCCGGGCGGTCACGTCGACCGCGACGAACTCCCCCACGAGGCCGGGCTGCGCGAGGTCCGCGAGGAGACCGGACTCGACGCCGAACTGCTCGACGGGACCCGAGAAATAGACGCCCCCGCGGGGCGCACGCTCCCGCGGCCGCGACACCAGATGCTCTACGACATCAACGTCCACGGCGACGGGGGCGTGGGCCACCAGCACATCGATCATATCTACTACGCCCGGGTCGACTCCCGCGAGATCGATCCCGACGGCGACGACGAGGCCGATCCCGAGGTCTGGGCGTGGTACGACGAGTCGGACCTCCGGGCCAGCGACGTCGACCCCGACACGGTGCAGTTCTCGCTGGAGGCGATCGCGGCCGCGGAGGACGAAGCGTCCCCAGAAGAGGCCGCCGGGGACGGTTAG
- the gatC gene encoding Asp-tRNA(Asn)/Glu-tRNA(Gln) amidotransferase subunit GatC, whose translation MSETSVDAEEVEHVAELARVDLADEEVDAFATQFAEILEYFEALDEVPEVESDADLVNVMRPDEVEESLDQEEALANAAETEDGFFKGPRVS comes from the coding sequence ATGAGCGAGACGTCCGTCGACGCCGAGGAGGTCGAACACGTCGCCGAACTGGCGCGGGTCGACCTCGCCGACGAGGAGGTCGATGCGTTCGCGACGCAGTTCGCCGAGATCCTCGAGTACTTCGAGGCCCTCGACGAGGTGCCGGAAGTCGAGAGCGACGCCGACCTGGTGAACGTGATGCGTCCCGACGAGGTCGAAGAGAGCCTCGACCAGGAGGAGGCGCTCGCGAACGCCGCAGAGACCGAGGACGGCTTCTTCAAGGGTCCGCGGGTGTCGTGA
- a CDS encoding DUF7550 family protein translates to MADHDDHGHDDHGHDDSHGSELVDVRVTSPMQAFGMSRVTTGLLVLAVGLAVVFGVPLFLA, encoded by the coding sequence ATGGCCGACCACGACGACCACGGACACGACGATCACGGACACGACGACAGCCACGGGAGCGAACTGGTGGACGTCCGCGTCACCTCGCCGATGCAGGCGTTCGGAATGAGCCGGGTCACGACGGGGCTTCTCGTCCTCGCCGTCGGCCTGGCCGTCGTCTTCGGCGTTCCGCTGTTCCTCGCGTAA
- a CDS encoding asparagine synthase C-terminal domain-containing protein translates to MARDGGPSDRETGDEVGSETKTGGAGPATEVDGVDPATVRNAIETGEPLPGTAGFAGVVDGRLVRDVLGRRPLFVEADAPSSWAFDPRALSDPVAVPAGAVTPPATAVTATDDAERTWTLPDPRPNDDDREALRAVRDAVLDRTRAAALGNDQTVDSDDVAVAFSGGVDSAVVAAGIPNAPCYVAGFEGCHDVAAARDAAEAMDRDLRVVELTHDDVRETVPELVASIGRTNPMDLSIALPLYLVGERAAADGFDRLALGQGADELFGGYAKVEKAPTDPRVDADTVRGARRETLATIPGQAERDVVALRAAGVEPLTPLLHDEVVAAALELPEHLLVDDGRRKVALREAARDVVPESVRTADKKAVQYGTYVSRELDRLARRAGFKRRMDDHVERYVRELVGDGPVRPPDDETGGSGSGD, encoded by the coding sequence ATGGCCCGCGACGGCGGACCCTCGGATCGGGAGACGGGAGACGAGGTCGGCTCGGAGACGAAGACCGGCGGGGCCGGGCCGGCGACGGAGGTCGACGGGGTCGATCCGGCCACCGTCCGGAACGCCATCGAAACGGGCGAACCGCTGCCCGGCACCGCCGGGTTCGCGGGCGTCGTCGACGGCCGACTCGTCCGCGACGTTCTCGGCCGTCGGCCGCTGTTCGTCGAGGCCGACGCCCCCTCGTCGTGGGCGTTCGACCCGCGGGCACTTTCGGACCCCGTGGCCGTCCCAGCGGGGGCGGTCACACCGCCAGCGACGGCTGTGACCGCCACGGACGACGCGGAGCGGACGTGGACGCTGCCCGATCCGCGGCCGAACGACGACGACCGCGAGGCCCTCCGCGCGGTCCGCGACGCGGTGCTCGATCGGACGCGAGCGGCTGCTTTGGGAAACGACCAGACTGTCGACTCCGACGACGTCGCCGTCGCCTTCTCCGGGGGTGTCGACTCCGCAGTCGTCGCCGCCGGAATCCCGAATGCGCCCTGCTACGTCGCCGGCTTCGAGGGCTGCCACGACGTCGCCGCCGCCCGCGACGCCGCCGAAGCGATGGATCGGGACCTCCGCGTCGTCGAACTCACGCACGACGACGTCCGGGAGACGGTCCCGGAACTCGTCGCCTCGATCGGTCGAACGAACCCGATGGACCTCTCGATCGCGCTCCCGCTCTATCTCGTCGGCGAGCGTGCCGCCGCCGACGGCTTCGACCGCCTCGCGCTCGGGCAGGGCGCGGACGAACTGTTCGGCGGCTACGCCAAGGTCGAGAAGGCACCGACCGATCCGCGCGTCGACGCCGACACCGTCCGCGGTGCGCGTCGGGAGACGCTGGCGACGATTCCCGGGCAGGCCGAGCGCGACGTCGTGGCCCTTCGCGCCGCGGGCGTCGAACCGCTCACGCCGCTGCTGCACGACGAGGTCGTCGCGGCGGCGCTGGAGCTTCCGGAACACCTGCTCGTGGACGACGGCCGGCGGAAGGTCGCACTCCGGGAGGCGGCCCGCGACGTGGTTCCCGAGTCGGTCCGGACCGCGGACAAAAAAGCCGTCCAGTACGGGACCTACGTCTCCCGCGAACTGGACCGACTGGCCCGGCGAGCGGGGTTCAAACGCCGGATGGACGACCACGTCGAGCGGTACGTCCGCGAACTCGTCGGCGACGGTCCCGTGCGGCCGCCCGACGACGAGACGGGCGGATCCGGCTCCGGCGACTAA
- a CDS encoding TrkH family potassium uptake protein, whose product MSVRVDTRASLSLVGSVLKYLAVPLCFPLLVALYYEETIAPFVGTILLTVVLGVGLERLDADPDLRAREGFLMVAVTWLAVAVVGAIPYLIEAHGVPILVEPVHPESTLRNPANALFETMSGFTTTGATVLGDISFESHTRAIMLWRQLTQWLGGMGIVVLAVAILPELSVGGAQLMDAEAPGPGIEKLTPRIAETARALWGAYLGLTVLEIALLYSLNLAGIDGAMTFYNAVSHGLTTMPTGGFSPEARSIEAFSAAAQWIIIPFMIAAGTNFALFWHVLTGDPKRLVRDSEFKFYVGVLGALTAVITAVLFAGGLVSAAPAGGTFDAAYLETFRAEIVGQLEPSLRYAAFQAASIVTTTGYANMDFNAWGPTAQYLLLFAMFIGGSAGSTGGAVKIVRWYVILKSVRRELFTTAHPDAVRPVRLGGRALDERAVRGIYAFTLLYLVIFFVSAGIVFLDATRSGLSLTVLEVLSAIAATLGNVGPGFGAVGPMGSYLAFSNASKLFMFVLMWIGRLEIIPVLVLLTPEYWAR is encoded by the coding sequence ATGTCGGTCCGCGTCGACACCCGCGCGAGTCTCAGCCTCGTCGGATCGGTGCTGAAGTACCTCGCCGTCCCGCTGTGTTTCCCGCTCCTCGTCGCGCTCTACTACGAGGAGACGATCGCACCCTTCGTCGGGACGATCCTCCTCACCGTCGTCCTCGGGGTCGGCCTCGAACGGCTCGACGCCGACCCCGACCTCCGGGCCCGCGAGGGCTTCCTGATGGTGGCAGTGACGTGGCTGGCCGTCGCCGTCGTCGGCGCGATCCCCTACCTGATCGAGGCCCACGGCGTCCCGATACTCGTCGAACCCGTCCACCCGGAATCGACGCTCCGGAACCCCGCGAACGCGCTCTTCGAGACGATGAGCGGCTTCACGACGACCGGGGCGACCGTGCTCGGCGACATCTCCTTCGAGTCCCACACCCGGGCGATTATGCTGTGGCGACAGCTCACCCAGTGGCTCGGCGGGATGGGGATCGTCGTCCTCGCGGTCGCGATCCTCCCGGAACTCTCCGTCGGCGGCGCGCAGCTGATGGACGCCGAAGCGCCCGGCCCCGGAATCGAGAAACTCACCCCGCGGATCGCGGAGACCGCGCGGGCGCTGTGGGGCGCGTACCTCGGCCTGACCGTCTTGGAGATCGCCTTGCTCTACTCGCTCAACCTCGCCGGTATCGACGGGGCGATGACGTTCTACAACGCCGTCTCTCACGGGCTGACGACGATGCCGACCGGCGGGTTCTCCCCGGAGGCCCGCAGCATCGAGGCGTTCAGCGCCGCCGCCCAGTGGATCATCATCCCGTTTATGATCGCCGCCGGGACGAACTTCGCGCTGTTCTGGCACGTCCTCACCGGCGATCCGAAGCGGCTCGTCCGCGACTCCGAGTTCAAGTTCTACGTCGGCGTGCTGGGGGCGTTGACCGCGGTCATCACGGCGGTGCTCTTCGCCGGCGGGCTCGTTAGCGCGGCTCCGGCCGGCGGAACCTTCGACGCCGCGTACCTGGAGACGTTCCGGGCGGAGATCGTCGGCCAGCTCGAACCCTCGCTGCGCTACGCGGCGTTCCAGGCGGCCTCCATCGTCACGACGACCGGGTACGCGAACATGGACTTCAACGCCTGGGGGCCGACCGCGCAGTACCTTCTCCTGTTCGCGATGTTCATCGGCGGGTCGGCCGGATCGACCGGCGGCGCGGTCAAGATCGTCCGGTGGTACGTGATCCTCAAGTCCGTCCGCCGCGAACTCTTCACCACCGCCCATCCCGACGCCGTCCGCCCGGTACGCCTCGGGGGCCGCGCCCTCGACGAGCGGGCGGTCCGCGGGATCTACGCCTTCACGCTCCTGTATCTGGTCATCTTCTTCGTCTCGGCGGGGATCGTCTTCCTCGATGCGACGCGGAGCGGGCTGTCGCTCACGGTGCTGGAGGTGCTGTCGGCGATCGCAGCGACGCTCGGGAACGTCGGTCCCGGATTCGGCGCGGTCGGGCCGATGGGGAGCTACCTCGCGTTCTCGAACGCGAGCAAGCTCTTCATGTTCGTGCTGATGTGGATCGGTCGACTCGAAATCATCCCCGTGTTGGTCCTCTTGACGCCCGAGTACTGGGCTCGTTGA
- the purL gene encoding phosphoribosylformylglycinamidine synthase subunit PurL, translating to MSLPDSDRELVTAELGRDPTPTEAALFENLWSEHCAYRSSRPLLSAFSSEGEQVVVGPGDDAAVVRLPDNDGTSDSETYVTMGIESHNHPSYVDPYDGAATGVGGIVRDTLSMGAYPIALADSLYFGGFDREHTRYLLDGVVEGIADYGNAIGVPTVGGSVEFHDDYEGNPLVNVACVGLLDEERLVTAEAQEAGNKLVLVGNATGRDGLGGASFASEDLAEDAETEDRPAVQVGDPYSEKLLIEANEDLIDAGLIQSARDLGAAGLGGASSELVAKGGFGARIELDRVHQREPNMNPLEIVLAESQERMCYEVRAEDVDAVAEIAERYDLGCSVIGEVTEGNYVCTFSGETVVDVPPEFLADGAPMNDLDAVEPTQPEPDRPDVDVESAFEAVVSAPNTASKRWVYRQYDHEVGARTALLPGDDAAVLAVREAGTGLAISAGAVPAWTDCAPYDGARAVALENATNLAAKGATPLAAVDCLNGGNPEKPDVYGGFKAIVDGLADMCRDLSVPVVGGNVSLYNDSVEGPIPPTPTLAMVGAKDGYDAPPAAFDGEGTVLLVGEGSDALGGSELLAQVGGSDRFPTLPEDAGNVVATLADVADADSTLAVHDVSSGGLAVALAEMVTAEAGADVAVDDAVALFEETPGRAVVETTDPAAVAAAFDGVAPVTTLGEATADGTLSLSVDGTNLAVDAETIASLRDVLAAELD from the coding sequence ATGAGCCTGCCGGACTCTGATCGCGAACTCGTCACGGCCGAACTCGGGCGTGACCCCACCCCGACGGAAGCCGCGCTGTTCGAGAACCTCTGGAGCGAACACTGCGCGTACCGCTCGTCGCGACCCCTCCTCTCTGCGTTCTCCTCGGAGGGCGAGCAGGTCGTCGTCGGCCCCGGCGACGACGCCGCCGTCGTCCGTCTCCCCGACAACGACGGAACGTCCGATTCGGAGACGTACGTCACGATGGGGATCGAGAGCCACAACCACCCCTCGTACGTCGACCCCTACGACGGCGCGGCGACCGGCGTCGGCGGTATCGTCCGCGACACCCTGTCGATGGGCGCGTACCCGATCGCGCTGGCGGACAGCCTCTACTTCGGCGGCTTCGACCGCGAACACACCCGCTACCTCCTCGACGGCGTCGTCGAGGGGATCGCTGACTACGGCAACGCCATCGGCGTTCCCACCGTGGGCGGCAGCGTCGAGTTCCACGACGATTACGAGGGCAACCCGCTCGTGAACGTCGCCTGCGTCGGTCTCCTCGACGAGGAACGGCTCGTCACCGCCGAAGCGCAGGAGGCGGGCAACAAACTCGTGCTCGTCGGGAACGCGACCGGCCGCGACGGTCTCGGCGGCGCGTCCTTCGCCAGCGAGGACCTCGCGGAGGACGCCGAGACGGAGGACCGCCCGGCCGTCCAGGTCGGCGACCCCTACTCGGAGAAGCTGCTGATCGAGGCCAACGAGGACCTCATCGACGCCGGCCTGATCCAGTCCGCGCGCGACCTGGGCGCGGCCGGCCTCGGCGGCGCGTCCTCCGAACTCGTCGCGAAGGGCGGCTTCGGCGCGCGAATCGAACTCGACCGCGTCCACCAGCGCGAGCCGAACATGAACCCGCTGGAGATCGTCCTCGCCGAGTCGCAGGAACGGATGTGCTACGAGGTCCGGGCGGAGGACGTCGACGCCGTCGCCGAGATCGCAGAGCGATACGACCTCGGCTGCTCGGTCATCGGCGAGGTCACCGAGGGGAACTACGTCTGCACCTTCAGCGGTGAAACCGTCGTCGACGTCCCGCCGGAGTTCCTCGCGGACGGCGCGCCGATGAACGACCTCGACGCGGTCGAACCGACGCAGCCGGAACCCGACCGCCCCGACGTCGACGTCGAGTCCGCGTTCGAGGCGGTCGTGAGCGCGCCCAACACGGCCTCGAAGCGGTGGGTCTACCGCCAGTACGACCACGAGGTCGGCGCGCGGACCGCGCTGCTGCCCGGCGACGACGCCGCGGTGCTCGCGGTCCGCGAGGCCGGGACGGGCCTCGCGATCTCCGCGGGGGCCGTCCCCGCCTGGACCGACTGCGCGCCCTACGACGGGGCCCGCGCCGTGGCTCTGGAGAACGCGACGAACCTCGCCGCGAAGGGGGCGACGCCGCTGGCCGCGGTCGACTGCCTGAACGGCGGCAACCCCGAGAAGCCCGACGTCTACGGCGGCTTCAAGGCCATCGTCGACGGTCTCGCCGATATGTGCCGGGACCTCTCGGTGCCGGTCGTCGGCGGGAACGTCTCGCTGTACAACGACTCCGTCGAGGGGCCGATCCCGCCGACGCCGACGCTCGCGATGGTCGGCGCGAAGGACGGCTACGACGCCCCGCCGGCCGCGTTCGACGGCGAGGGGACGGTCCTCCTCGTCGGCGAGGGAAGCGACGCGCTCGGCGGCTCGGAACTGCTCGCACAGGTGGGCGGCTCCGACCGGTTCCCGACGCTGCCCGAGGACGCCGGTAACGTCGTCGCCACGCTCGCGGACGTCGCGGACGCCGACTCGACGCTCGCCGTCCACGACGTGAGCAGCGGCGGCCTCGCGGTGGCGCTCGCGGAGATGGTCACGGCCGAAGCAGGCGCGGACGTCGCCGTCGACGACGCCGTGGCGCTCTTCGAGGAGACGCCCGGACGGGCGGTCGTCGAGACCACGGATCCGGCCGCGGTCGCGGCCGCGTTCGACGGCGTCGCACCGGTGACGACGCTGGGCGAGGCGACGGCCGACGGAACGCTGTCGCTCTCGGTCGACGGGACGAACCTCGCGGTCGACGCGGAAACGATCGCGTCGCTCCGGGACGTGCTCGCGGCGGAACTCGATTAG
- the trkA gene encoding Trk system potassium transporter TrkA, translating into MRVVIVGAGQVGSSIAADLADTHEVIVVDCDGERVEELNYSYDVLGVTGDGTSVSTLEEAGIEETDMVIASTDNDETNIVVCSTVKAISDAFTIARVKNTEYLRTWERSERAFGVDFMVCTNLLAAKSIVRMIGLPAARDVDPFAGGKVQMAEFEVDDDSPVANQTVAEADRFDSLTFVAILRNGCVEIARGETVIKPGDRAVVIGSPTSVQEFARSVAPEESPGTAEEVVVVGGSEIGYHVARLLEERGFRPRLIERDGERARDLAERLPKSVVMESDATDIEFLEREHVGDADVVVSTLDSDEKNLLVSLLASRMGVERTIAIIDTADYVDLFETVGVDVGVSPRSVVAEEISRFTRDGEAENIALIESDKAEVLEIEVDSESILAGRPIRESMQELPDGLVIGAITRDREFVTPRGDTVVEVGDHVVVFGDIDVVDDIAPKL; encoded by the coding sequence GTGCGCGTAGTCATCGTCGGCGCGGGGCAGGTCGGATCGAGCATCGCGGCCGATCTCGCGGACACACACGAGGTGATCGTCGTCGACTGCGACGGCGAGCGGGTCGAGGAGCTGAACTACTCCTACGACGTTCTCGGCGTGACCGGCGACGGGACGTCCGTCTCGACGCTCGAAGAGGCCGGCATCGAGGAGACGGATATGGTGATCGCCTCGACCGACAACGACGAGACGAACATCGTCGTCTGCTCGACGGTGAAGGCGATCTCGGACGCGTTCACGATCGCGCGGGTGAAGAACACCGAGTACCTCAGGACGTGGGAGCGCTCCGAGCGCGCCTTCGGCGTCGACTTCATGGTCTGTACGAACCTGCTCGCCGCGAAGTCGATCGTCCGGATGATCGGCCTCCCCGCCGCGCGCGACGTCGACCCCTTCGCGGGGGGGAAGGTCCAGATGGCGGAGTTCGAGGTCGACGACGACAGCCCCGTCGCGAACCAGACCGTCGCCGAGGCCGACCGCTTCGACTCGCTGACGTTCGTCGCGATCCTGCGGAACGGCTGCGTGGAGATCGCCCGCGGGGAGACGGTGATCAAGCCGGGCGACCGCGCCGTCGTCATCGGCTCGCCCACGAGCGTCCAGGAGTTCGCCCGCTCGGTCGCGCCCGAGGAGTCGCCCGGGACCGCCGAGGAGGTCGTCGTCGTCGGCGGCTCGGAGATCGGCTACCACGTCGCGCGCCTGCTCGAAGAGCGCGGCTTCCGCCCCCGGCTCATCGAGCGCGACGGGGAGCGCGCCCGCGACCTCGCGGAGCGACTCCCCAAGTCGGTCGTGATGGAGTCTGACGCGACGGACATCGAGTTCCTCGAACGCGAGCACGTCGGCGACGCGGACGTGGTGGTCTCGACGCTGGACTCCGACGAGAAGAACCTCCTCGTCTCGCTTCTGGCCTCCCGGATGGGCGTCGAGCGGACCATCGCGATCATCGACACGGCCGACTACGTCGACCTCTTCGAGACCGTCGGCGTCGACGTGGGCGTGAGCCCCCGCAGCGTCGTCGCCGAGGAGATCTCGCGGTTCACCCGCGACGGCGAGGCCGAGAACATCGCGCTGATCGAGTCCGACAAGGCCGAGGTGCTGGAAATCGAGGTCGACTCCGAGAGCATCCTCGCGGGCCGTCCCATCCGGGAATCGATGCAGGAACTCCCCGACGGGCTCGTGATCGGCGCGATCACCCGGGACCGGGAGTTCGTCACCCCTCGCGGCGACACGGTGGTCGAGGTCGGCGACCACGTGGTCGTCTTCGGCGACATCGACGTCGTCGACGACATCGCGCCGAAACTGTGA